A single Amphiura filiformis chromosome 8, Afil_fr2py, whole genome shotgun sequence DNA region contains:
- the LOC140159015 gene encoding small ribosomal subunit protein mS37-like produces the protein MSKRLRDIAVRNLYKPGQRLPAIGKPFALKDRVGEKSRVKEESPCLAEMSTLLDCWKSNNFSDISCASEVTKFQRCLAKARANKGQASERLTSKEMNEMLKKNPLPRS, from the exons ATGTCTAAAAGACTCCGAGATATTGCTGTACGTAATCTCTACAAACCAGGACAAAGACTGCCTGCTATAGGCAAGCCATTTGCATTGAAAGACAGAGTTGGTGAAAAATCTCGAGTGAAagaag AGAGTCCTTGTTTAGCTGAGATGTCAACTCTGTTAGATTGCTGGAAATCCAATAACTTTAGCGATATCAGTTGTGCTTCAGAAGTTACGAAGTTCCAGAGATGTTTAGCAAAAGCAAGA GCAAATAAAGGTCAAGCATCTGAGAGACTCACCAGTAAAGAAATGAATGAAATGCTGAAGAAGAACCCATTACCTAGATCATGA